The following coding sequences lie in one Xiphophorus maculatus strain JP 163 A chromosome 4, X_maculatus-5.0-male, whole genome shotgun sequence genomic window:
- the dis3l gene encoding DIS3-like exonuclease 1 isoform X1: MIKTEKVLHLKSSRGRKVRVVREHYLRERVPCFSALCQAGCENDGKVLPGDLTHYVVPDAEVVLNYLEVLELVELQGVVFTQTACQALHSKGRRFYNRLRNLLKDPRHDCVLFANEFQEFSYCPREKGESQEKWQTRCVYAAAVWYYNHLAGMMNLVMITEDSDAVSRFSSLNSGVYVISVQEYLQSFWPALQAAQDLYGSVRQALQEKEADSSQREFPEHLPAQVLEAGIKSGRFVQGTLNVSKHRAQNEAFVTSDGLSSKSPDLSAGVLVAGSKSRNRAVHGDLVAVELLPRVEWRGKVTALSEGLADERSGDDDEIKPMPTGRVVGILQRNWRDYVVTFPPRDAAQTQSRAAQRVLAVPWDRRIPKVRISTQQADALQDHRVVVRIDSWPSTSLYPNGHSVRVLGRAGELETEIQTILVENCIHVPPFSEAQLREMPVNSPEKPWAADPAEAAARRDLRRTHLVFSIDPRGCEDVDDTLSVRRLAGGKLLELGVHIADVTHFVREESLTDLEARSRATTYYLADRRYDMLPAVLSADLCSLLGGVDRYAMSVVWELDAQSLAVTKVWFGRTLIRSSYQLHYELAQALLNGEEVQVPELARLDPEERDAKLSELIQALETLTHIARHLRAQRDRGGALELEGVEVRAQLDQDKNIMALVPRQPLEVHETVAECMIYANHWVARKIQEAFPYQALLRRHPQPRQELFSQLVDTARARGFSIDTRTNKALADSLDRAVDPEDPLVNRLFRMMATQAMSQAVYFSTGAQPEDQFYHYGLALDRYTHFTSPIRRYADMVVHRLLTAALQLERGGQQGAEPGKPPAGNKDMEELAEHINSRNRAAQRAQNLSTGLFQCLFFKERDPETDPRCVADAIIYSIRDNGVLVFIPEYGVKGPVYMRNKEGLVVTAGPDGTCEWQSGSVHRHSDHITTTSGCGSATFRLFDHITVRISVLSTNCHADTLTLQVISNQPHLGAAPQRPGSPRRSQLVQEVVRLAGEAQEKAARRPELSKEEREFRQSRTPNLYSLLEEIRELALMDPDAAARPGTVTA; this comes from the exons GTTCTACAACCGTCTGAGGAACCTGCTGAAAGACCCGCGGCATGACTGCGTCCTGTTTGCTAACGAGTTCCAGGAGTTCTCCTACTGCCCcagagagaaaggagagagCCAGGAGAAATGGCAGACCAG gtgtgtgtacGCCGCCGCTGTGTGGTACTACAACCACCTGGCTGGGATGATGAACCTGGTGATGATCACTGAGGACTCGGACGCCGTGTCCCGGTTCAGCAGCCTCAACTCCGGAGTCTACGTCATCAGCGTCCAG GAGTACCTGCAGAGCTTCTGGCCGGCGCTGCAGGCCGCCCAGGATCTGTACGGATCCGTCCGCCAGGCGCTGCAGGAGAAGGAGGCCGACAGCTCGCAGAGGGAGTTTCCAGAACATTTACCTGCTCAGGTTCTGGAGGCCGGGATCAAGTCCGGACGCTTCGTCCAG GGAACCCTGAACGTGAGCAAACACCGCGCTCAGAACGAAGCCTTCGTCACCAGCGACGGTTTGTCCTCTAAGAGCCCAG ACCTGAGCGCCGGCGTGCTGGTGGCCGGTTCTAAGAGCCGGAACCGGGCCGTGCACGGCGACCTGGTGGCGGTGGAGCTGCTGCCCAGGGTCGAGTGGCGAGGGAAGGTCACGGCTCTGAGCGAAGGGCTGGCGGACGAGCGGAGCGGGGACGACGACGAGATCAAGCCCATGCCGACAG GTCGCGTCGTGGGGATCCTGCAGAGGAACTGGAGGGACTACGTGGTGACCTTTCCCCCCCGGGACGCGGCGCAGACCCAGAGCCGGGCCGCCCAGCGCGTCCTGGCCGTTCCCTGGGACCGCCGGATCCCCAAGGTCCGGATCAGCACCCAGCAGGCCGACGCGCTGCAG GACCACAGGGTGGTGGTTCGGATCGACTCGTGGCCCAGCACATCGCTCTATCCCAACGGACACAGCGTGCGGGTTCTGGGCCGGGCCGGGGAGCTGGAGACGGAGATCCAGACGATCCTGGTGGAGAACTGCATCCACGTGCCGCCGTTCTCCGAAGCCCAG CTCAGGGAGATGCCAGTGAATTCCCCGGAGAAACCGTGGGCGGCGGATCCGGCCGAGGCGGCGGCGCGCCGGGACCTGAGGCGGACCCACCTGGTGTTCAGCATCGACCCGCGGGGCTGCGAGGACGTGGACGACACGCTGTCGGTGCGGCGCCTGGCCGGCGGGAAGCTCCTGGAGCTGGGAGTCCACATCGCCGACGTCACGCATTTCGTCAGGGAGGAATCGCTCACCGACCTGGAGGCCCGGTCCAG AGCCACCACCTACTACCTGGCGGACCGCCGCTACGACATGCTGCCTGCTGTCCTCAGCGCTGACCTTTGCTCCCTGCTGGGCGGGGTCGACAG GTACGCCATGAGCGTCGTGTGGGAGCTGGACGCTCAGAGCCTGGCCGTCACCAAGGTGTGGTTCGGCCGGACCCTGATCCGCTCCTCCTACCAGCTGCACTACGAGCTGGCCCAGGCACTGCTGAACGGGGAGGAGGTCCAGGTTCCTGAGCTGGCCCGGCTCGACCCAGAGGAGCGGGACGCCAAGCTGAGCGAGCTCATCCAGGCGCTGGAGACGCTGACGCACATCGCCAGACACCTGCGGGCTCAGAGGGACCGAGGAGGAGCGCTGGAGCTGGAGGGAGTGGAG GTCCGAGCCCAGCTGGACCAGGACAAGAACATCATGGCGCTGGTTCCTCGCCAGCCCCTGGAGGTCCACGAGACCGTGGCAGAGTGCATGATCTACGCCAACCACTGGGTGGCGCGCAAGATCCAGGAGGCCTTCCCCTACCAGGCCCTGCTGAGGCGTCACCCGCAGCCACGCCAGGAGCTGTTCAGCCAGCTGGTGGACACGGCCCGGGCCAGGGGGTTCTCCATCGACACCAG GACCAACAAGGCCTTGGCGGACTCTCTGGACCGAGCCGTGGACCCCGAGGACCCGCTGGTGAACAGGCTCTTCAGAATGATGGCCACCCAGGCCATGTCTCAGGCCGTGTACTTCTCCACTGGTGCTCAGCCTGAGGACCAGTTCTACCACTACG GTCTGGCTCTGGACCGCTACACTCACTTCACCTCCCCGATCCGCCGCTACGCCGACATGGTGGTGCACCGCCTGCTGACCGCCGCGCTGCAACTGGAGCGCGGTGGTCAGCAGGGGGCTGAGCCTGGCAAACCGCCGGCCGGCAACAAAGACATGGAGGAGCTGGCAGAGCACATCAACAGCAGGAACCGG GCGGCCCAGCGAGCCCAGAACCTTTCCACCGGACTCTTCCAGTGCCTCTTCTTCAAGGAGCGCGACCCGGAGACGGACCCGCGCTGCGTGGCCGACGCCATCATCTACTCCATCAGGGACAACGGCGTGCTGGTCTTCATTCCAGA GTACGGAGTGAAAGGTCCGGTCTACATGAGGAACAAGGAGGGCCTGGTGGTGACGGCCGGCCCGGACGGTACCTGTGAGTGGCAGAGCGGCTCCGTTCACCGCCACTCGGACCACATCACCACCACGTCTGGCTGTGGCAGCGCCACCTTCAGGTTGTTTGACCACATCACG GTCCGGATCTCCGTCCTCTCCACTAACTGCCACGCCGACACGCTGACCCTGCAGGTCATCAGCAACCAGCCGCACCTCGGCGCCGCGCCGCAGCGGCCCGGTTCGCCGCGCCGCAGCCAGCTGGTGCAGGAGGTGGTGCGGCTGGCCGGGGAGGCGCAGGAGAAGGCAGCGCGCCGACCCGAACTCTCCAAGGAGGAGCGGGAGTTCCGGCAGAGCAGAACCCCCAACCTGTACTCCCTGCTGGAGGAGATCCGGGAGCTGGCGCTGATGGACCCAGACGCCGCCGCACGGCCCGGCACCGTGACGGCGTAG
- the dis3l gene encoding DIS3-like exonuclease 1 isoform X2, translating into MMNLVMITEDSDAVSRFSSLNSGVYVISVQEYLQSFWPALQAAQDLYGSVRQALQEKEADSSQREFPEHLPAQVLEAGIKSGRFVQGTLNVSKHRAQNEAFVTSDGLSSKSPDLSAGVLVAGSKSRNRAVHGDLVAVELLPRVEWRGKVTALSEGLADERSGDDDEIKPMPTGRVVGILQRNWRDYVVTFPPRDAAQTQSRAAQRVLAVPWDRRIPKVRISTQQADALQDHRVVVRIDSWPSTSLYPNGHSVRVLGRAGELETEIQTILVENCIHVPPFSEAQLREMPVNSPEKPWAADPAEAAARRDLRRTHLVFSIDPRGCEDVDDTLSVRRLAGGKLLELGVHIADVTHFVREESLTDLEARSRATTYYLADRRYDMLPAVLSADLCSLLGGVDRYAMSVVWELDAQSLAVTKVWFGRTLIRSSYQLHYELAQALLNGEEVQVPELARLDPEERDAKLSELIQALETLTHIARHLRAQRDRGGALELEGVEVRAQLDQDKNIMALVPRQPLEVHETVAECMIYANHWVARKIQEAFPYQALLRRHPQPRQELFSQLVDTARARGFSIDTRTNKALADSLDRAVDPEDPLVNRLFRMMATQAMSQAVYFSTGAQPEDQFYHYGLALDRYTHFTSPIRRYADMVVHRLLTAALQLERGGQQGAEPGKPPAGNKDMEELAEHINSRNRAAQRAQNLSTGLFQCLFFKERDPETDPRCVADAIIYSIRDNGVLVFIPEYGVKGPVYMRNKEGLVVTAGPDGTCEWQSGSVHRHSDHITTTSGCGSATFRLFDHITVRISVLSTNCHADTLTLQVISNQPHLGAAPQRPGSPRRSQLVQEVVRLAGEAQEKAARRPELSKEEREFRQSRTPNLYSLLEEIRELALMDPDAAARPGTVTA; encoded by the exons ATGATGAACCTGGTGATGATCACTGAGGACTCGGACGCCGTGTCCCGGTTCAGCAGCCTCAACTCCGGAGTCTACGTCATCAGCGTCCAG GAGTACCTGCAGAGCTTCTGGCCGGCGCTGCAGGCCGCCCAGGATCTGTACGGATCCGTCCGCCAGGCGCTGCAGGAGAAGGAGGCCGACAGCTCGCAGAGGGAGTTTCCAGAACATTTACCTGCTCAGGTTCTGGAGGCCGGGATCAAGTCCGGACGCTTCGTCCAG GGAACCCTGAACGTGAGCAAACACCGCGCTCAGAACGAAGCCTTCGTCACCAGCGACGGTTTGTCCTCTAAGAGCCCAG ACCTGAGCGCCGGCGTGCTGGTGGCCGGTTCTAAGAGCCGGAACCGGGCCGTGCACGGCGACCTGGTGGCGGTGGAGCTGCTGCCCAGGGTCGAGTGGCGAGGGAAGGTCACGGCTCTGAGCGAAGGGCTGGCGGACGAGCGGAGCGGGGACGACGACGAGATCAAGCCCATGCCGACAG GTCGCGTCGTGGGGATCCTGCAGAGGAACTGGAGGGACTACGTGGTGACCTTTCCCCCCCGGGACGCGGCGCAGACCCAGAGCCGGGCCGCCCAGCGCGTCCTGGCCGTTCCCTGGGACCGCCGGATCCCCAAGGTCCGGATCAGCACCCAGCAGGCCGACGCGCTGCAG GACCACAGGGTGGTGGTTCGGATCGACTCGTGGCCCAGCACATCGCTCTATCCCAACGGACACAGCGTGCGGGTTCTGGGCCGGGCCGGGGAGCTGGAGACGGAGATCCAGACGATCCTGGTGGAGAACTGCATCCACGTGCCGCCGTTCTCCGAAGCCCAG CTCAGGGAGATGCCAGTGAATTCCCCGGAGAAACCGTGGGCGGCGGATCCGGCCGAGGCGGCGGCGCGCCGGGACCTGAGGCGGACCCACCTGGTGTTCAGCATCGACCCGCGGGGCTGCGAGGACGTGGACGACACGCTGTCGGTGCGGCGCCTGGCCGGCGGGAAGCTCCTGGAGCTGGGAGTCCACATCGCCGACGTCACGCATTTCGTCAGGGAGGAATCGCTCACCGACCTGGAGGCCCGGTCCAG AGCCACCACCTACTACCTGGCGGACCGCCGCTACGACATGCTGCCTGCTGTCCTCAGCGCTGACCTTTGCTCCCTGCTGGGCGGGGTCGACAG GTACGCCATGAGCGTCGTGTGGGAGCTGGACGCTCAGAGCCTGGCCGTCACCAAGGTGTGGTTCGGCCGGACCCTGATCCGCTCCTCCTACCAGCTGCACTACGAGCTGGCCCAGGCACTGCTGAACGGGGAGGAGGTCCAGGTTCCTGAGCTGGCCCGGCTCGACCCAGAGGAGCGGGACGCCAAGCTGAGCGAGCTCATCCAGGCGCTGGAGACGCTGACGCACATCGCCAGACACCTGCGGGCTCAGAGGGACCGAGGAGGAGCGCTGGAGCTGGAGGGAGTGGAG GTCCGAGCCCAGCTGGACCAGGACAAGAACATCATGGCGCTGGTTCCTCGCCAGCCCCTGGAGGTCCACGAGACCGTGGCAGAGTGCATGATCTACGCCAACCACTGGGTGGCGCGCAAGATCCAGGAGGCCTTCCCCTACCAGGCCCTGCTGAGGCGTCACCCGCAGCCACGCCAGGAGCTGTTCAGCCAGCTGGTGGACACGGCCCGGGCCAGGGGGTTCTCCATCGACACCAG GACCAACAAGGCCTTGGCGGACTCTCTGGACCGAGCCGTGGACCCCGAGGACCCGCTGGTGAACAGGCTCTTCAGAATGATGGCCACCCAGGCCATGTCTCAGGCCGTGTACTTCTCCACTGGTGCTCAGCCTGAGGACCAGTTCTACCACTACG GTCTGGCTCTGGACCGCTACACTCACTTCACCTCCCCGATCCGCCGCTACGCCGACATGGTGGTGCACCGCCTGCTGACCGCCGCGCTGCAACTGGAGCGCGGTGGTCAGCAGGGGGCTGAGCCTGGCAAACCGCCGGCCGGCAACAAAGACATGGAGGAGCTGGCAGAGCACATCAACAGCAGGAACCGG GCGGCCCAGCGAGCCCAGAACCTTTCCACCGGACTCTTCCAGTGCCTCTTCTTCAAGGAGCGCGACCCGGAGACGGACCCGCGCTGCGTGGCCGACGCCATCATCTACTCCATCAGGGACAACGGCGTGCTGGTCTTCATTCCAGA GTACGGAGTGAAAGGTCCGGTCTACATGAGGAACAAGGAGGGCCTGGTGGTGACGGCCGGCCCGGACGGTACCTGTGAGTGGCAGAGCGGCTCCGTTCACCGCCACTCGGACCACATCACCACCACGTCTGGCTGTGGCAGCGCCACCTTCAGGTTGTTTGACCACATCACG GTCCGGATCTCCGTCCTCTCCACTAACTGCCACGCCGACACGCTGACCCTGCAGGTCATCAGCAACCAGCCGCACCTCGGCGCCGCGCCGCAGCGGCCCGGTTCGCCGCGCCGCAGCCAGCTGGTGCAGGAGGTGGTGCGGCTGGCCGGGGAGGCGCAGGAGAAGGCAGCGCGCCGACCCGAACTCTCCAAGGAGGAGCGGGAGTTCCGGCAGAGCAGAACCCCCAACCTGTACTCCCTGCTGGAGGAGATCCGGGAGCTGGCGCTGATGGACCCAGACGCCGCCGCACGGCCCGGCACCGTGACGGCGTAG
- the tipin gene encoding TIMELESS-interacting protein, whose product MNDQQDDGMSDFSNLEDEAFPPLPPPLSPGAAQSQGDPFGEAEEGEVSKLADVPAAKRKGVKRPQPKLDSHRLTSDRGLPALRTLFANALFKGKGHEAEDLRLLMQKMENWAHRLFPKLQFEDFIDRVEKLGSKKEVQTCLKRIRLDMPLTDEDFMDKPGAEEPPAGFQDPDPVISQASFTDPPGPVHSTPVPAPPSLTEEQRRRMEQNRQRALERRLARQQQTEPQADTGSDLRADLNGSTEQNQKPGEHLDPDPSGSTKTPPPEVSEPDPSAELPAEDEKEKSPSSQP is encoded by the exons ATGAATGACCAACAGGACGACGGGATGAGCGACTTCTCCAACTTGGAGGATGAAGctttccctcctcttcctccccctctgTCCCCTGGAGCAGCTCAGTCGCAGGGCGACCCGTTTGGAGAAG ctgagGAGGGCGAGGTGTCCAAGCTGGCCGACGTTCCGGCTGCCAAGAGGAAAGGAGTGAAGAGGCCGCAGCCAAAGCTGGACTCCCACAG GCTCACTTCAGACAGAGGATTGCCGGCTCTGCGGACCTTGTTCGCCAACGCTCTCTTTAAGGGCAAAGGTCACGAG GCGGAGGACCTGCGGCTGCTCATGCAGAAGATGGAGAACTGGGCCCACCGGCTCTTCCCCAAACTGCAGTTTGAAGATTTCATCGACAGGGTGGAGAAGCTCGGCAGCAAGAAGGAGGTTCAG ACCTGCCTCAAACGGATCCGACTGGACATGCCCCTCACGGACGAAGACTTCATGGACAAACCAG GCGCGGAGGAGCCGCCGGCTGGATTCCAGGATCCCGATCCGGTCATCAGCCAGGCCTCCTTTACCGATCCTCCAGGTCCGGTCCACTCCACCCCGGTCCCGGCTCCTCCCTCCCTGACCGAGGAGCAGCGCCGGCGGATGGAGCAGAACCGGCAGCGAGCGCTGGAGAGGCGACTGGCCCGGCAGCAGCAGACAG AGCCCCAGGCTGACACAGGAAGTGACCTCAGAGCAGATCTCAACGGGTCTactgagcagaaccagaagccAGGAGAACATCTGGACCCGGATCCGTCCGGCAGCACAAAGACTCCTCCACCTGAGGTTTCTGAACCCGACCCTTCAGCAGAACTTCCTGCTGaggatgagaaagaaaaaagtccaaGCTCCCAACCCTGA
- the LOC102224088 gene encoding lactase-like protein gives MLRTGVRLLALALCVSAGGDFDWTKNEKTSFYFGTFPTGFSWGVGSSAYQTEGAWNTDGKGMSIWDVFAHKKGKISSNETGDSSCEGYYKFKDDINLMKEMKLNHYRFSVSWPRILPSGLRSEHVNEKGIRYYSDLIDLLLNSKITPVVTLYHWDLPQVLQEKYGGWQNASMVGYFNEFANLCFERFGNRVKHWITFNNPWSISVEGYETGEHAPGLRTRGSGAYKAAHHIIKAHAKVWHTYDMKWRSKQKGLIGISLSADWGEPVDVSNQRDVEAAERYIHFYLGWFATPLFHGDYPAVMKEYIGRKSGQQGLGASRLPVFSPQEKSYIRGTVDFLGLGHYTTRYVTQKNYPSGFGDSYFADRDLAELVDPKWPDPGSEWLYSVPWGFRRLLNFVKTQYGNPMIYVTENGVSEKMPCTDLCDDWRMQYFREYINELLKAVRDGVNVKGYTAWSLLDGFEWDEGFSERFGLYFVDFRNKNKPRFPKASVQFYKRIISSNGFPSQREVESWKRKAVETCSSSNQLLAADPLIGHMEMVTEIVVPTICTLCILLSAVFFMFLLRRRL, from the exons ATGCTGCGGACAGGAGTGCGTCTTCTGGCGCTGGCGCTGTGTGTTTCAGCTGGTGgagactttgactggaccaaaaatgagaaaacctcTTTCTACTTCGGGACCTTCCCAACTG GTTTCTCCTGGGGAGTCGGCAGCTCAGCCTATCAGACCGAAGGAGCGTGGAATACAGACGGGAAAGGAATGAGCATCTGGGATGTTTTTGctcataaaaaaggaaaaatctccTCAAATGAAACAGGAGACTCTTCATGTGAAGGCTACTACAAGTTCAAG gaTGATATTAACCTGATGAAGGAGATGAAGCTGAATCATTATCGCTTCTCAGTTTCCTGGCCGAGGATTTTACCCAGCGGGTTGAGAA GTGAGCATGTTAACGAGAAAGGAATCAGGTATTACAGCGACCTGATCGATTTGCTCCTGAACAGTAAGATCACACCTGTGGTCACTCTGTACCACTGGGATCTACCTCAG GTGCTGCAGGAGAAATATGGCGGCTGGCAGAACGCCAGCATGGTCGGCTACTTCAACGAATTTGCCAACTTGTGTTTTGAACGTTTTGGGAACAGAGTGAAGCACTGGATCACCTTCAACAACCCCTGG TCCATTTCTGTGGAAGGATACGAAACAGGGGAGCACGCCCCCGGACTGAGGACGAGGGGCAGCGGAGCTTACAAAGCGGCTCACCACATCATCAAG GCCCACGCTAAAGTCTGGCACACCTACGACATGAAGTGGAGAAGCAAGCAGAAAG GTCTGATCGGGATCTCCCTGAGTGCTGACTGGGGCGAACCGGTGGACGTGTCCAACCAACGGGACGTGGAAGCAGCAGAACGCTACATCCACTTCTACCTGGGCTGGTTCGCCACGCCGCTCTTCCATGGAGACTACCCAGCGGTCATGAAGGAATACATCG GCAGGAAGAGCGGCCAGCAGGGCCTGGGCGCGTCGCGGCTGCCCGTCTTCTCGCCTCAGGAGAAGAGCTACATCCGAGGAACCGTCGACTTCCTGGGCCTCGGACATTACACCACCCGCTACGTCACCCAGAAGAACTACCCGTCCGGCTTCGGAGACAGTTACTTTGCAGATCGGGACCTGGCGGAGCTGGTGGACCCAAAGTGGCCCGACCCTGGTTCTGAGTGGCTCTACTCAGTTCCCTGGGGGTTCCGGAGGTTGTTGAACTTTGTGAAG ACCCAGTACGGAAACCCGATGATCTACGTGACGGAGAACGGCGTCTCGGAGAAGATGCCGTGCACCGACCTGTGTGATGACTGGAGGATGCAGTACTTCAGGGAATACATCAACGAGCTGCTGAAAG CCGTTAGAGACGGAGTCAACGTGAAGGGTTACACCGCCTGGTCTCTGCTGGACGGCTTCGAGTGGGACGAAGGTTTCTCTGAGCGCTTCGGACTCTACTTCGTGGACTTCAGGAACAAGAACAAACCTCGCTTCCCAAAAgcttcggttcagttctacaaACGCATCATCAGCTCCAACGGCTTCCCCAGCCAGAGAGAG GTGGAGAGCTGGAAGAGGAAAGCTGTGGAGACGTGTTCCTCCAGCAACCAGCTGCTGGCTGCAG ATCCACTGATTGGCCACATGGAGATGGTCACAGAGATCGTTGTTCCCACCATCTGCACACTCTGCATCCTCCTCAGCGCCGTCTTCTTCATGTTTCTGCTGCGCCGACGCCTCTGA
- the LOC102218725 gene encoding gamma-crystallin N-like encodes MNIFTKVPGLTQQTSKLGSVLQRAFYGSTGRVTLFEQRNFAGRRLDLNSDCPRISDKNFPERCNSVQVDSGAWVGFEQENYRGRQYLWDMSDRGEYNCYDRWCAQVDHVSSVRSVKQDNNPPRAQLFERAGFSGKKMEIQDDIPNLLSRYNLNRVASIRVLGGAWVVYQEPNYRGQHYILEKRDYHNFNDWGSQNSTVGSMRRVRFS; translated from the exons ATGAACATCTTCACTAAGGTCCCAGGATTAACCCAACAAACCAG CAAACTGGGGTCTGTGCTCCAACGTGCCTTTTACGGGTCCACTGGGAGG GTGACCCTTTTCGAGCAGCGAAACTTCGCTGGCAGACGGCTGGACCTGAACTCCGACTGTCCCAGGATCAGCGACAAGAACTTCCCAGAGAGATGTAACTCCGTCCAGGTGGACAGCGGAGC ATGGGTCGGGTTCGAGCAGGAGAACTACCGGGGCCGTCAGTACCTGTGGGACATGTCCGACCGCGGGGAGTACAACTGCTACGACCGCTGGTGCGCCCAAGTGGACCACGTCTCCTCGGTCCGCTCCGTTAAGCAG GACAACAATCCTCCCAGGGCGCAGCTGTTCGAGCGAGCCGGTTTCTCTGGGAAGAAGATGGAGATCCAGGATGACATTCCCAACCTGCTGAGCCGCTACAACCTCAACAGAGTGGCGTCCATCCGCGTCCTGGGAGGAGC CTGGGTGGTGTACCAGGAGCCCAACTACAGGGGGCAGCACTACATCCTGGAGAAACGGGACTACCACAACTTCAATGACTGGGGCAGCCAGAACAGCACCGTGGGCTCCATGCGCCGAGTCCGATTCAGCTGA